Sequence from the Deferribacter autotrophicus genome:
TTTGGGTCTAATAATTTTAGATTGTTTATTATTTCTACGCATTTTTTTGCTTCCTCTTTAATTGTTTTTATATCGTCAATATTTATGGTACCATTATTGTTAAAATCTTTTAACAGAAGGTCGCAAAGTAGCAGTATTGAATTTAATGGTGAATTAAGTTCATGGCTAATTCCTGCAGATAATAATCCAATGGAACTGAGTCTGTTTAAAAGTTCCATTTTTCTCTGTTTATCTTGAAGTTCGTTAATATAACCTTTTAGTGACTGAGCCATGTTCTGAATAGAAACAGCAATTTCCGTTAATTCATTACTCATATTTTTGGTATCTATATGAAAATCCAAATTACCAGAGCCGTAAATGTTTAAAGCGTCTTTTATATATTTTATAGGTTTTAGAAATCTAGAGCTAAAAATTATTGAAACTAAAATACTAAGAAAAATAGAAAAAGATAATATGGCAAATAAATTCTTTTTTAGAACATTTAAAATATTGAAATAAATCAAAAGCCATAATATTACCATTAATATTTATGATTCCAGATTTTTTCTCTTTTATAATATTAAAGTATTTATCTCCATAAATATTTTGAAAATAATATTTTGTGTTGTATTGGTTTGCAAATTCATAATATTTATTTTTATGAAACAAAAATATTCCGTTTCTTTTACTATCTTTTGAATTAATTTCCACTAAAAATGCAAAACCTTTTTTAGGATTAATTTTGCTTATGAACTCACCAAGCTTCAATCCCCAAAAATTTATTATTAAGTAACCTTTTTTTTGTTTATCTATAGGGATTGGAATCATTGTTCTTATCATAGCAGGACAAAACTTAGTTGTTTCAGGAAGTTTGCCTCTTTCGAAATTGGATAAAAGAATATCATTTACGTTTGATTTAGATATTTTTTTAAAAAAATGTTTTTGTGATATGTTTATTGTTGATAAGTAATATCTTTAATGTTTTTTAAAAAGGCATTAATCGATTTTTTAGATTCTGAAGTTAGGATTTTTGCCTGATTATTTATTTCCTGTTCAATAATTATTTTTGAATGAT
This genomic interval carries:
- a CDS encoding sensor histidine kinase; translated protein: MVILWLLIYFNILNVLKKNLFAILSFSIFLSILVSIIFSSRFLKPIKYIKDALNIYGSGNLDFHIDTKNMSNELTEIAVSIQNMAQSLKGYINELQDKQRKMELLNRLSSIGLLSAGISHELNSPLNSILLLCDLLLKDFNNNGTINIDDIKTIKEEAKKCVEIINNLKLLDPKYTSSDIRDVIDLKDVIEKIVTYLQEDSSKINFKLDLESCKLIGNRTLIQQAILNIVLNSIDAIKDYGEIKINLKRDNDMIILEIEDNGEGIDESILDKIFDPFYTTKSPEKGTGLGLSLVYKIINDHNGKIDIQSKKNVGTKFIIRFRHYENSSD